A region from the Micrococcus cohnii genome encodes:
- a CDS encoding peptide MFS transporter — protein MFFGQPMPLANIFSVELWERFSFYGMQAMLVFYMSWEVTRGGLGMDESLATGIVGAYGGAVYIFCIAGGWIADRLIGSERAMFYSAVLIMLGHIALALVPGGFGLALGLILVAVGSGGLKANAANIVGSLYAREDTRRDAGFSLFYMGVNIGALFGPLLTGWARDSWGFHVGFGLAAAGMAIGLIQYALTRKNLPKLVHRVPDPLPRGRIGVVVLAVLAILGLMAALMVAGVVTLENASNCVAVFAAVAAIAIFAVLLRSPKVDAEERSRVWAFIPLFVGTVVFFALFQQQFTVIALYSETRLNRDLFGWQMPMEWVNSINPIFIILFAPVFAALWTKLGRRQPVTPTKFGLGIIAIGIAFLLFIPQADVTAVPLLWLTLILFLATTGELLVSPVGLSLSTKLAPAAFPVLMVALYNLSVAIGTALAGSLASFYSTETEATYFGVIGVATIAIGLLMLAIKKPVARAMRGVI, from the coding sequence ATGTTCTTCGGCCAGCCGATGCCGCTGGCGAACATCTTCTCCGTTGAACTCTGGGAGCGCTTCTCCTTCTACGGCATGCAGGCCATGCTCGTGTTCTACATGAGCTGGGAGGTCACCCGCGGTGGCCTCGGCATGGACGAGTCCCTGGCGACCGGCATCGTTGGCGCCTACGGCGGCGCCGTCTACATCTTCTGCATCGCCGGCGGCTGGATCGCTGACCGGCTCATCGGCTCCGAACGGGCCATGTTCTACAGCGCCGTGCTGATCATGCTCGGCCACATCGCCCTGGCCCTGGTGCCCGGCGGCTTCGGACTGGCTCTCGGTCTGATCCTCGTCGCGGTGGGCTCCGGCGGCCTCAAGGCCAACGCGGCCAACATCGTGGGTTCGCTGTACGCCCGCGAGGACACGCGTCGCGACGCCGGCTTCTCCCTGTTCTACATGGGCGTCAACATCGGCGCCCTCTTCGGCCCGCTGCTCACCGGCTGGGCGCGCGACAGCTGGGGGTTCCACGTCGGCTTCGGCCTCGCCGCCGCGGGCATGGCCATCGGCCTGATCCAGTACGCGCTGACGCGTAAGAACCTCCCCAAGCTCGTGCACCGCGTGCCGGATCCGCTGCCCCGCGGCCGGATCGGTGTGGTCGTCCTCGCAGTCCTCGCGATCCTCGGTCTGATGGCCGCGCTGATGGTGGCGGGCGTCGTCACGCTAGAGAACGCGTCGAACTGCGTCGCCGTCTTCGCCGCCGTCGCCGCGATCGCGATCTTCGCCGTGCTGCTGCGCTCGCCCAAGGTCGACGCTGAGGAGCGCAGCCGCGTGTGGGCCTTCATCCCGCTGTTCGTCGGCACCGTCGTGTTCTTCGCGCTGTTCCAGCAGCAGTTCACCGTGATCGCCCTGTACTCGGAGACTCGGCTGAACCGTGACCTGTTCGGCTGGCAGATGCCGATGGAGTGGGTCAACTCGATCAACCCCATCTTCATCATCCTCTTCGCCCCCGTGTTCGCCGCGCTGTGGACGAAGCTGGGCCGGCGCCAACCGGTGACCCCGACGAAGTTCGGTCTGGGCATCATCGCGATCGGCATCGCGTTCCTGCTGTTCATCCCGCAGGCCGACGTGACCGCCGTGCCGCTGTTGTGGCTGACGCTGATCCTCTTCCTCGCCACGACCGGCGAGCTGCTGGTCTCTCCGGTCGGGCTGTCGCTGTCCACGAAGCTGGCCCCGGCGGCCTTCCCCGTGCTGATGGTGGCCCTGTACAACCTGTCCGTGGCCATCGGCACCGCACTGGCTGGCAGCCTCGCCTCGTTCTACTCCACCGAGACGGAGGCCACCTACTTCGGCGTGATCGGCGTGGCCACGATCGCCATTGGCCTGCTGATGCTCGCGATCAAGAAGCCCGTGGCCCGGGCCATGCGCGGCGTGATCTGA
- a CDS encoding FHA domain-containing protein produces the protein MTHDHAASQGRPEPQPTTSSISLADLAPVSEHALTPEHREAVQALPADSALLVSHDGPEGGARFLLDQDVVTVGRHPEADVFLDDVTVSRRHAQFRRRPEGYELVDSNSLNGTFVNRDRIEAVLLRTGMQVQIGKFRMTYHAAGQA, from the coding sequence ATGACCCACGATCACGCAGCGTCGCAGGGGCGGCCCGAGCCGCAGCCCACGACATCGAGCATCAGCCTCGCGGACCTCGCGCCCGTCTCCGAGCACGCTCTCACGCCCGAGCATCGGGAGGCGGTGCAGGCCTTGCCTGCGGACTCGGCTCTGCTGGTCTCGCATGACGGACCCGAGGGCGGTGCCCGATTCCTGTTGGACCAGGACGTCGTCACGGTGGGACGCCACCCGGAGGCGGACGTCTTCCTCGACGACGTCACGGTCTCCCGCCGGCACGCCCAGTTCCGTCGTCGCCCCGAGGGGTACGAGCTCGTCGACTCGAACTCGCTGAACGGCACGTTCGTGAACCGGGACCGCATCGAGGCCGTGCTGCTGCGCACCGGGATGCAGGTGCAGATCGGCAAGTTCCGCATGACGTACCACGCGGCGGGCCAGGCCTGA
- a CDS encoding bifunctional nuclease family protein produces MSREPTTDEAAVPLTVLGVRVDLPTQNYALLLLTPSGDVVVPVWVGVPEATAVALVLDGQRPPRPLTHDLLVDAVEALGARVEAAWLTHIRDDAVHARLELTGGRSLDARASDAIAVALRAQAPVLAEPRLVAESGVPVAEAEADDLDTFRRFIDDVDPDDFA; encoded by the coding sequence ATGAGTCGGGAGCCGACGACCGACGAGGCGGCTGTGCCGCTGACCGTGCTCGGGGTGCGCGTCGATCTGCCGACCCAGAACTACGCCCTGCTGCTGCTCACCCCGAGCGGTGATGTCGTCGTCCCGGTGTGGGTCGGTGTGCCCGAGGCGACCGCGGTCGCGCTGGTCCTGGATGGACAGCGGCCTCCGCGGCCGCTGACGCACGACCTGCTCGTGGACGCCGTCGAAGCGCTCGGCGCGCGGGTGGAGGCGGCCTGGCTCACCCATATCCGGGACGATGCCGTGCATGCCCGGCTGGAGCTGACCGGGGGCCGTTCTCTCGATGCGAGGGCCTCCGACGCCATCGCCGTCGCGCTGCGGGCGCAGGCGCCGGTGCTGGCCGAACCGCGTCTCGTCGCAGAGTCCGGTGTGCCGGTCGCCGAGGCCGAGGCCGACGATCTGGACACCTTTCGGCGGTTCATCGACGACGTCGATCCGGATGACTTCGCCTGA
- a CDS encoding MerR family transcriptional regulator: MLTIGQVLDELAGQFPGLAASKLRFFEAKGLIRPGRTSAGYRTYTAADVERLRFVLTLQRERFLPLKRIREHLEAIDRGERPSDVLGVPVPGAQLDADGLPLGVTGAPQRYSRAEIARLAEVDEALIDELQRYGLLPAPEADGYSAHGLAVVRAARTLADHGLDPRHLRPFRAAADREMGLLERVLVPMSSRRDAGTRARLDETAATLEQACVQLHSALLAEALTPFRCRTSAQPEHDPRTEAIANAEQARTPRRQTRHGRSL, from the coding sequence GTGCTGACCATCGGGCAGGTCCTCGACGAGCTGGCGGGGCAGTTCCCGGGCCTGGCCGCCTCGAAGCTGCGGTTCTTCGAGGCGAAGGGACTCATCCGGCCCGGCCGCACGTCCGCCGGATACCGGACCTACACCGCAGCGGACGTCGAACGGCTGCGTTTCGTGCTCACCCTGCAGCGTGAGCGCTTCCTGCCGCTCAAGCGGATCCGCGAGCACCTGGAGGCCATCGACCGTGGAGAGCGTCCCAGCGACGTGCTCGGCGTCCCCGTGCCGGGTGCACAGCTCGACGCCGACGGTCTGCCCCTCGGCGTGACCGGCGCCCCGCAGCGGTACAGCCGGGCCGAGATCGCCCGCCTGGCGGAAGTCGACGAGGCCCTGATCGATGAGCTGCAGCGCTACGGGCTGCTGCCCGCGCCCGAGGCGGACGGGTATTCCGCGCACGGCCTCGCCGTGGTGCGAGCGGCCCGAACGCTGGCCGACCACGGCCTCGACCCCCGGCACCTGCGGCCCTTCCGGGCTGCCGCGGACCGGGAGATGGGCCTGCTCGAGCGGGTCCTGGTGCCGATGAGCTCGCGCCGTGACGCCGGCACTCGGGCCCGCCTGGACGAGACCGCCGCGACCCTGGAACAGGCCTGCGTGCAGCTGCACTCGGCGCTGCTGGCGGAGGCGCTCACGCCGTTCCGGTGCCGCACCTCGGCGCAGCCGGAGCACGATCCGCGCACCGAAGCGATCGCGAACGCCGAGCAGGCGCGAACTCCGCGTCGTCAGACCAGGCATGGGCGGTCCTTATGA
- a CDS encoding pyruvate carboxylase translates to MFSKVLVANRGEIAVRAFRACYEQGARTVAVFPYEDRNSIHRQKADEAYRIGEEGHPIRAYLDVDEIIRVAKDAGADAIYPGYGFLSENAQLARVAAENGITFVGPPADVLELTGNKVEALRAAKRAGIPTLASSEPSDDVDWLLEQAETIGFPIFVKAVAGGGGRGMRRVERAEDLRGSLEAAMREADTAFGDPTVFLEQAVLRPRHIEVQVLADSHGDVVHLFERDCSLQRRHQKVVEMAPAPNLDEDIRQALHRDAVAFAKEMGYVNAGTVEFLVDTAGERAGQHVFIEMNPRIQVEHTVTEEVTDVDLVGAQLRIAAGASLAELGISQDRLAPRGFAMQCRITTEDPANGFRPDTGTITAYRSAGGSGVRLDGGTIYAGAEISPHFDSMLVKLTCRGRDYLTAVHRARRALAEFRIRGVATNIPFLMNVLDDEQFLAGDVATDFIDAHPELARVNRSKNRGSKALQYLADVTVNRPHGERIDGIDPRDRLPAHPGDKSQEPDRSPFDGPSRDPDNTPPSGWRDVLLEKGPEGFARALREQTALAVTDTTFRDAHQSLLATRVRTRDLLAAAPAVAHTLPGLFSVEAWGGATYDVALRFLAEDPWHRLELLRAEMPNIPIQMLLRGRNTVGYTPYPQQVTDAFVQEAAATGVDVFRIFDALNDVSQITPAIEAVRATGTAVAEAALCYTGNMTDPDERLYTLDYYLDLARKMVDAGAHILAIKDMAGLLRPAAARELVTALREEFDLPVHLHTHDTAGGQLATLLAAAEAGVDAVDAATASLAGTTSQVPLSALVAALEHTERDTGLTLDAAAAMEPYWESVRSIYAPFEAGLKAPTGRVYHHEIPGGQLSNLRTQAIALGLGEHFEQIESMYAAANDMLGNIVKVTPSSKVVGDLALQLVGRGVDPEEFRARPQDFDIPDSVVGFLRGELGDPPGGWPEPFRTNALQGRREGGGVEEIPAEDERLLSQQGAERRQALNRLLFPGPTKDYDQHVDQYGDTSTLHTRDFLYGLVPGREHVISLGRGVRLLAVLQSVSEPDDKGMRMVMVTLNGQMRQVMVRDTSVESTVKAAEKADASQPGQVPAPFAGSVTVTVAEGDQVQAGDPIATIEAMKMEAAITTPVAGTVRRVVLDETTPVNGGDLIVVIE, encoded by the coding sequence ATGTTCAGCAAGGTCCTCGTGGCCAACCGCGGTGAGATCGCGGTGCGTGCATTCCGTGCATGCTACGAGCAGGGAGCCCGCACCGTGGCGGTGTTCCCGTACGAGGACCGCAACTCGATCCACCGGCAGAAGGCGGACGAGGCCTACCGCATCGGCGAGGAAGGGCACCCCATTCGGGCGTACCTCGACGTCGACGAGATCATCCGTGTCGCCAAGGACGCCGGCGCGGACGCGATTTACCCGGGCTACGGCTTCCTGTCCGAGAACGCGCAGCTGGCGCGTGTCGCCGCCGAGAACGGCATCACCTTCGTCGGTCCTCCGGCGGATGTGCTCGAGCTGACCGGCAACAAGGTCGAGGCCCTGCGCGCCGCCAAGCGGGCGGGCATCCCGACGCTGGCGTCCTCGGAGCCCAGCGATGATGTGGACTGGCTGCTCGAGCAAGCCGAGACGATCGGCTTCCCGATCTTCGTGAAGGCCGTGGCCGGCGGCGGCGGCCGCGGCATGCGCCGCGTCGAGCGGGCCGAGGACCTGCGTGGCAGCCTCGAGGCCGCCATGCGCGAGGCGGACACCGCGTTCGGCGACCCGACCGTCTTCCTCGAGCAGGCCGTGCTGCGCCCGCGCCACATCGAGGTGCAGGTGCTCGCGGACTCGCACGGCGACGTCGTGCACCTGTTCGAGCGCGACTGCTCGCTACAGCGTCGCCATCAGAAGGTCGTCGAGATGGCGCCCGCGCCGAACCTGGACGAGGACATCCGTCAGGCGCTGCATCGTGACGCCGTCGCCTTCGCCAAGGAGATGGGATACGTCAACGCCGGCACCGTGGAGTTCCTCGTGGACACCGCCGGCGAGCGGGCCGGCCAGCACGTCTTCATCGAGATGAACCCCCGCATCCAGGTCGAGCACACCGTGACCGAGGAGGTCACGGACGTCGACCTGGTGGGTGCCCAGCTGCGCATCGCCGCCGGCGCGAGCCTCGCCGAGCTGGGGATCTCTCAGGACCGCTTGGCGCCGCGCGGCTTCGCGATGCAGTGCCGCATCACCACGGAAGACCCGGCCAACGGCTTCCGTCCGGACACCGGCACGATCACGGCCTATCGCTCGGCCGGCGGGTCCGGTGTGCGCCTGGATGGCGGCACCATTTACGCCGGGGCCGAGATCAGCCCGCACTTCGACTCGATGCTGGTCAAGCTGACGTGCCGCGGCCGGGACTACCTGACTGCGGTGCACCGCGCCCGCCGTGCGCTGGCCGAGTTCCGCATCCGTGGCGTCGCGACCAACATCCCGTTCCTGATGAACGTGCTCGACGACGAGCAGTTCCTCGCCGGTGACGTCGCTACGGACTTCATCGACGCGCACCCCGAGCTGGCGCGCGTGAACCGCTCGAAGAACCGCGGATCGAAGGCGCTGCAGTACCTCGCCGACGTCACGGTGAACCGGCCGCACGGTGAGCGGATCGACGGCATCGACCCGCGCGACCGGCTGCCCGCCCACCCCGGCGACAAGTCCCAGGAGCCGGACCGGTCGCCGTTCGACGGACCGAGCCGCGACCCGGACAACACCCCGCCGTCGGGCTGGCGCGACGTGCTGCTGGAGAAGGGCCCTGAGGGGTTCGCCCGGGCGCTGCGCGAGCAGACGGCCCTGGCGGTCACCGACACGACGTTCCGTGACGCCCACCAGTCGCTTCTGGCGACCCGTGTGCGCACGCGTGATCTGCTGGCGGCCGCACCGGCCGTTGCGCACACCCTGCCCGGACTGTTCTCCGTCGAGGCGTGGGGTGGGGCGACCTACGACGTCGCGCTGCGCTTCTTGGCCGAGGACCCGTGGCACCGGCTCGAGTTGCTGCGCGCTGAAATGCCGAACATCCCGATCCAGATGCTGCTGCGCGGCCGCAACACTGTCGGTTACACGCCGTATCCGCAGCAGGTGACCGACGCGTTCGTGCAGGAGGCGGCCGCCACGGGCGTCGACGTCTTCCGCATCTTCGACGCCCTGAACGACGTCAGCCAGATCACGCCGGCGATCGAGGCGGTCCGCGCGACCGGCACCGCGGTGGCCGAGGCGGCCCTGTGCTACACGGGCAACATGACGGACCCGGACGAGCGGCTCTACACGCTCGACTACTACCTCGACCTGGCCCGGAAGATGGTCGACGCCGGCGCCCACATCCTGGCCATCAAGGACATGGCGGGCCTGCTGCGCCCGGCCGCGGCGCGCGAGCTCGTCACGGCCCTGCGCGAGGAGTTCGACCTGCCGGTGCATCTGCACACCCACGACACGGCGGGCGGCCAGTTGGCCACCTTGCTCGCCGCCGCGGAGGCGGGTGTGGACGCCGTGGACGCCGCCACCGCGTCGCTGGCGGGAACGACCAGCCAGGTGCCGCTGTCGGCACTGGTGGCCGCGCTTGAGCACACCGAGCGCGACACCGGTCTGACCTTGGATGCGGCGGCGGCCATGGAGCCGTACTGGGAGTCGGTGCGCTCGATCTACGCCCCGTTCGAGGCCGGTCTCAAGGCCCCGACCGGCCGTGTCTACCACCACGAGATCCCCGGCGGGCAGCTGTCCAACCTGCGCACTCAGGCGATCGCCCTGGGCCTCGGCGAGCACTTCGAGCAGATCGAGTCGATGTACGCCGCTGCCAACGACATGCTCGGCAACATCGTCAAGGTGACCCCGTCCTCGAAGGTCGTCGGCGATCTGGCCCTGCAGCTGGTCGGCCGCGGCGTCGATCCGGAGGAGTTCCGCGCGCGGCCGCAGGACTTCGACATCCCGGATTCGGTGGTCGGCTTCCTGCGCGGCGAGCTGGGCGACCCGCCCGGCGGCTGGCCCGAGCCGTTCCGGACGAACGCCCTGCAGGGGCGGCGTGAGGGCGGCGGCGTCGAGGAGATCCCGGCGGAAGACGAGCGGCTTCTGAGCCAGCAGGGCGCCGAGCGTCGTCAGGCGCTGAACCGTCTGCTGTTCCCCGGTCCGACCAAGGACTATGACCAGCACGTCGATCAGTACGGTGACACGTCCACGCTGCACACGCGTGACTTCCTCTACGGGCTCGTGCCCGGCCGGGAGCACGTGATCTCGTTGGGCCGCGGTGTGCGCTTGCTGGCGGTGCTGCAGTCGGTGTCCGAGCCCGACGACAAGGGCATGCGCATGGTCATGGTCACCCTCAACGGACAGATGCGCCAGGTGATGGTGCGGGACACCTCGGTCGAGTCGACGGTCAAGGCGGCCGAGAAGGCGGACGCCTCGCAGCCGGGCCAGGTCCCCGCGCCCTTCGCCGGCTCCGTCACGGTCACCGTCGCCGAGGGGGACCAGGTGCAGGCCGGCGACCCGATCGCGACCATCGAGGCGATGAAGATGGAGGCGGCGATCACCACGCCGGTCGCCGGCACCGTCCGTCGAGTCGTGCTGGACGAGACGACCCCGGTCAACGGCGGCGACCTGATCGTCGTCATCGAGTGA
- a CDS encoding MerR family transcriptional regulator, which yields MTPHAGSGRPTAVGTPAPRAQQGVLFTDDMPQLDEQAGYRGPTACKAAGITYRQLDYWARTELVVPTVRGAAGSGSQRLYSFRDILVLKVVKRLLDTGVSLQQIRAAVGQLRQRGVDDLAQITLMSDGASVYECMSADEVIDLVQGGQGVFGIAVGRVWREVEGTLAELPSESLAAAVEGAQPDDELSRRRRAKAQQTAS from the coding sequence GTGACACCCCATGCAGGTTCTGGTCGGCCCACAGCGGTCGGCACACCCGCCCCGCGCGCCCAGCAGGGCGTGCTCTTCACCGACGACATGCCGCAGCTCGACGAGCAGGCCGGCTACCGCGGACCGACCGCGTGCAAGGCCGCCGGCATCACCTACCGTCAGCTGGACTACTGGGCGCGCACCGAGCTGGTGGTGCCGACGGTGCGCGGCGCCGCCGGTTCCGGCTCCCAGCGTCTGTACTCCTTCCGCGACATCCTGGTGCTCAAGGTCGTCAAACGGCTGCTGGACACCGGCGTCTCGCTTCAGCAGATCCGCGCGGCTGTCGGGCAGCTGCGGCAGCGCGGCGTGGACGACCTGGCCCAGATCACGCTCATGTCCGACGGCGCGTCGGTGTACGAGTGCATGTCCGCGGACGAGGTCATCGACCTGGTCCAGGGCGGGCAGGGCGTGTTCGGCATCGCCGTGGGGCGCGTCTGGCGCGAAGTCGAGGGCACGCTGGCCGAACTGCCCAGCGAGTCCCTCGCGGCGGCGGTCGAGGGCGCTCAACCGGACGACGAGCTGTCCCGGCGGCGGCGCGCGAAGGCGCAGCAGACCGCGTCCTGA
- the gcvH gene encoding glycine cleavage system protein GcvH, whose protein sequence is MSTIPENLKYSAEHEWIQTTDDASVVRVGITDFAQDALGDVVYVDLPEVGSEIQAGNAIGEVESTKSVSDVFAPVSGEITAVNDDLDDEPGLVNSAPYEGGWLFEVRLSDASVLDSLLDAEGYRAQVG, encoded by the coding sequence ATGAGCACCATCCCCGAGAACCTGAAGTACTCCGCCGAGCACGAGTGGATCCAGACCACCGACGACGCCTCCGTCGTGCGCGTGGGCATCACCGACTTCGCGCAGGACGCTCTCGGCGACGTCGTCTACGTCGACCTGCCCGAGGTCGGTTCCGAGATCCAGGCGGGCAACGCCATCGGGGAGGTCGAGTCGACCAAGTCGGTCTCCGACGTCTTCGCCCCCGTCTCCGGAGAGATCACCGCTGTCAACGACGACCTCGACGACGAGCCCGGCCTCGTGAACTCGGCGCCCTACGAGGGCGGCTGGCTCTTCGAGGTGCGTCTGAGCGACGCGTCCGTCCTCGACTCGCTGCTGGACGCCGAGGGGTATCGCGCTCAGGTCGGCTGA
- the der gene encoding ribosome biogenesis GTPase Der produces MTENENSGLPEQVEEYVPSGEDRVEQRLAEITDEEAAQRAASLRAGLDDYELDEDDAALLTGWDDEDADLPDAPVPPVLAIVGRPNVGKSTLVNRIIGRREAVVEDVPGVTRDRVSYDAEWNARAFTVVDTGGWEHDAKGIHARVAEQAELAVDVADAVLLVVDATVGMTATDEAVVSMLRRKDRPVIVAANKVDDLMQEAEAAQLWSLGFGYPYPVSAVHGRGVGDLLDAVLEELPQESAHGGLMPRGGPRRIALVGRPNVGKSSLLNRLAGSDRVVVDDLAGTTRDPVDELVELGGQLWRFVDTAGIRRRQHMAHGSDYYASLRTAAALDRAEVAVVLLEAPQVISEQDVRIVQMALDSGRALVLAYNKWDEVDEDRRHSLEKEIDRDLAHVAWAPRVNISAKTGWHKDRLVPALETAIDSWETRIPTGKLNAFLGELVAAHPHPVRGGKQPRILFATQASSRPPKFVLFTTGFLDPGYRRFITRRLRETFGFEGTPIEIGMRVREKRGRRR; encoded by the coding sequence ATGACCGAGAACGAGAACAGCGGCCTGCCCGAGCAGGTCGAGGAGTATGTCCCCAGCGGTGAGGACCGCGTCGAGCAGCGCCTCGCCGAGATCACCGACGAGGAGGCCGCCCAGCGCGCCGCCTCCCTGCGCGCCGGTCTCGACGACTACGAGCTCGACGAGGACGACGCCGCCCTGCTGACCGGCTGGGACGACGAGGACGCCGATCTGCCCGACGCGCCCGTCCCGCCCGTGCTGGCGATCGTCGGACGGCCGAACGTCGGCAAGTCAACCCTGGTCAACCGCATCATCGGCCGCCGCGAGGCCGTTGTGGAGGACGTGCCGGGCGTGACCCGCGACCGCGTCTCCTACGACGCGGAGTGGAACGCTCGCGCGTTCACCGTCGTGGACACCGGCGGCTGGGAGCACGACGCCAAGGGCATCCACGCGCGCGTCGCCGAGCAGGCGGAGCTCGCCGTGGACGTCGCCGACGCCGTGCTGCTCGTCGTCGACGCCACCGTCGGCATGACCGCGACCGACGAGGCCGTCGTCTCGATGCTACGCCGCAAGGACCGGCCGGTGATCGTCGCAGCGAACAAGGTGGACGACCTGATGCAGGAGGCCGAGGCCGCCCAGCTGTGGTCGCTCGGCTTCGGCTATCCGTATCCGGTGTCCGCCGTGCACGGCCGCGGCGTGGGCGACCTGCTCGATGCCGTGCTCGAGGAACTGCCGCAGGAGTCGGCGCACGGCGGTCTCATGCCGCGCGGCGGCCCACGCCGCATCGCGCTCGTGGGACGACCGAACGTCGGCAAGTCCTCCCTGCTGAACCGTCTGGCCGGATCGGACCGCGTCGTCGTGGACGATCTGGCCGGCACGACGCGTGACCCCGTGGACGAACTCGTTGAGCTCGGCGGCCAGCTGTGGCGGTTCGTGGACACCGCCGGCATCCGCCGCCGTCAGCACATGGCGCACGGCTCCGACTACTACGCCTCGCTGCGCACCGCCGCGGCCCTGGACCGCGCCGAGGTGGCCGTCGTGCTGCTCGAGGCGCCCCAGGTCATCAGCGAGCAGGATGTCCGCATCGTTCAGATGGCCCTGGACTCGGGCCGTGCCCTCGTGCTCGCCTACAACAAGTGGGACGAGGTCGACGAGGACCGTCGGCACAGCCTCGAGAAGGAGATCGACCGGGACCTGGCCCACGTCGCCTGGGCGCCGCGCGTGAACATCTCTGCGAAGACGGGCTGGCACAAGGACCGACTGGTCCCGGCGCTCGAAACGGCGATCGACTCGTGGGAGACGCGTATCCCGACCGGCAAGCTCAACGCCTTCCTGGGCGAGCTCGTCGCGGCGCACCCGCACCCGGTGCGCGGCGGCAAGCAGCCGCGCATCCTGTTCGCGACGCAGGCCTCCTCGCGCCCGCCCAAGTTCGTCCTGTTCACCACCGGGTTCCTGGACCCGGGCTACCGCCGGTTCATCACCCGGCGCCTGCGCGAGACCTTCGGATTCGAGGGCACCCCGATCGAGATCGGCATGCGCGTGCGCGAGAAGCGGGGACGTCGCCGCTGA
- the cmk gene encoding (d)CMP kinase: MTEKFESPDAGRAAETPVDVTGEPVDVAPRASGRLVIAIDGPSGSGKSSVAKELARRLGAGYLDTGAMYRALAWHCVHEGVDLDDADAVHAAAASMVLSLSTDPDLERVVVGEHEVTDAIRTPAVTGVVSAVAAVIPVRELLRERQRREIDEAGRIVAEGRDITTVVAPDADARVLLTASEEVRMARRSGQLTAAGATGVDAATLTAQVGGRDRADAAVSRFEAPAEGVALVDSSELDFEQTVQAVMAAVNEQAVDSAVEGPGR, from the coding sequence ATGACCGAGAAGTTCGAGAGCCCGGACGCCGGGCGTGCGGCCGAGACCCCGGTCGACGTGACGGGCGAGCCCGTGGACGTCGCGCCCCGGGCGTCCGGGCGGCTCGTCATCGCGATCGACGGCCCCTCCGGCTCGGGAAAGTCCTCCGTCGCCAAGGAGCTGGCGCGCAGGCTGGGTGCCGGCTATCTGGACACCGGGGCGATGTACCGGGCGCTGGCCTGGCACTGTGTGCACGAGGGGGTCGATCTGGACGACGCGGACGCCGTGCACGCCGCCGCGGCGTCCATGGTTCTGTCTCTTTCCACGGACCCGGACCTCGAGCGCGTCGTCGTGGGCGAGCACGAGGTCACCGACGCGATTCGGACCCCCGCGGTGACCGGAGTCGTCTCGGCGGTGGCCGCCGTGATCCCCGTGCGTGAGCTGCTGCGTGAGCGCCAGCGCCGCGAGATCGATGAGGCCGGCCGCATCGTCGCCGAGGGCCGGGACATCACAACCGTCGTGGCCCCCGACGCCGACGCCCGCGTGCTGCTGACCGCGAGCGAAGAGGTCCGCATGGCCCGGCGCTCCGGTCAGCTGACGGCCGCCGGCGCCACCGGCGTGGACGCCGCAACGCTCACGGCGCAGGTCGGGGGGCGCGACCGCGCCGACGCCGCGGTCTCCCGCTTCGAGGCCCCGGCCGAGGGCGTCGCCCTCGTCGACTCGAGCGAGCTCGACTTCGAGCAGACCGTGCAGGCCGTGATGGCCGCAGTGAACGAGCAGGCCGTCGACTCGGCCGTGGAAGGACCCGGACGATGA